A genomic segment from Streptomyces sp. NBC_01233 encodes:
- a CDS encoding alanine racemase yields the protein MASDSDPVKDLADEPVDHRFKGLPPDAQTQGLTVGQLAAQRRDLHTGGFTTPVLTLDADALEHNLAALGAYAARHDLAFAPHGKTCMSPQLFRRQLDHGAWGITAAVPHQARVYRAFGIQRIFLANELVDPAALRWVAGELAADPDFRFVCYVDSVRGVHLMDRALRDAPAVVDVVVELGAGEGARTGARTEEDCRVVADAVAATATLRLVGTGGYEAEVPDADPARVHAYLRRLTALAVEFDKAGRFAPDLEEIVVSAGGSAWFDAVADVFAELPELSRPTLKLLRSGAYVSHDHGWYTRLTPFNRHPEEGGLRPAFRLWTQVVSRPSPTQAFVNAGKRDIAYDLGLPGAELVRDALTGVERPATGVRVVKLSDQHAWLETDSADDIQVGDLVALGMSHPCTIFEKWPLIPVVEADGTVTDYVRTFF from the coding sequence ATGGCCAGCGACAGCGACCCCGTCAAGGACCTCGCCGACGAGCCGGTCGACCACCGGTTCAAGGGACTCCCGCCGGACGCCCAGACGCAGGGCCTCACCGTCGGGCAGCTCGCCGCCCAGCGCCGGGACCTCCACACCGGCGGTTTCACCACGCCCGTCCTGACGCTCGACGCCGACGCGCTGGAGCACAACCTCGCCGCCCTCGGCGCCTACGCGGCCCGCCACGACCTCGCGTTCGCCCCGCACGGCAAGACCTGCATGTCCCCGCAGCTGTTCCGCCGCCAGCTGGACCACGGCGCGTGGGGCATCACCGCCGCCGTCCCCCACCAGGCCCGCGTCTACCGCGCCTTCGGCATCCAGCGGATCTTCCTCGCCAACGAGCTCGTCGATCCCGCCGCCCTGCGCTGGGTCGCCGGCGAGCTCGCCGCCGACCCCGACTTCCGCTTCGTCTGCTACGTCGACTCCGTGCGCGGGGTCCACCTCATGGACCGCGCCCTGCGCGACGCGCCCGCCGTCGTCGACGTCGTCGTCGAGCTCGGCGCCGGCGAGGGCGCGCGCACCGGGGCCCGTACCGAAGAGGACTGCCGCGTCGTCGCCGACGCGGTCGCCGCCACCGCCACCCTGCGCCTGGTCGGCACGGGCGGCTACGAGGCCGAGGTGCCCGACGCCGACCCGGCCCGGGTCCACGCGTACCTGCGCCGGCTCACCGCCCTGGCCGTCGAGTTCGACAAGGCGGGCCGGTTCGCCCCCGACCTGGAGGAGATCGTCGTCAGCGCCGGCGGCTCCGCCTGGTTCGACGCCGTCGCGGACGTCTTCGCCGAGCTGCCGGAGCTGTCCCGCCCCACGCTCAAGCTGCTCCGTTCCGGTGCGTACGTCTCCCACGACCACGGCTGGTACACCCGCCTCACCCCCTTCAACCGCCACCCCGAAGAGGGCGGCCTGCGCCCGGCGTTCCGGCTGTGGACCCAGGTCGTCTCCCGGCCCTCCCCCACCCAGGCCTTCGTCAACGCGGGCAAGCGCGACATCGCCTACGACCTGGGGCTGCCCGGGGCCGAGCTGGTCCGCGACGCCCTCACCGGCGTCGAACGCCCGGCCACCGGCGTCCGCGTGGTGAAACTGTCCGACCAGCACGCCTGGCTGGAGACCGACTCGGCCGACGACATCCAGGTCGGCGACCTGGTGGCACTCGGCATGTCGCACCCCTGCACGATCTTCGAGAAGTGGCCGCTGATCCCGGTCGTGGAGGCCGACGGCACCGTCACCGACTACGTCCGCACCTTCTTCTAG
- a CDS encoding IclR family transcriptional regulator, with amino-acid sequence MSQSVERALRILPLLANGPAALGAVADELGVHKSTALRLLRTLDEHGFVYRQADGRYRLGSKLFALAAEAMENLDVREIAHLHLVELNRATGHTVHLALHQDDEVVYVDKVDSRYPVRMYSRIGRPVPLTVAAVAKLLLADLPEAERRALAERIEYPRYTPRSTPDAAAFLRELDLVREQGWATDLGGHEESVNCLGAPVHGPDGRVVAALSVSAPGVVVSADGLLELLPQVLRTADAISQDCSGAQERT; translated from the coding sequence GTGAGCCAGTCGGTGGAGCGGGCGCTTCGGATTTTGCCGCTGCTCGCGAACGGCCCGGCCGCCCTCGGCGCGGTCGCCGACGAGCTCGGCGTGCACAAGAGCACCGCCCTCCGCCTCCTGCGCACGCTGGACGAGCACGGCTTCGTCTACCGCCAGGCCGACGGCCGCTACCGACTGGGGTCGAAGCTCTTCGCGCTCGCCGCCGAGGCCATGGAGAACCTCGACGTCCGGGAGATCGCGCACCTCCACCTCGTCGAGCTCAACCGGGCCACCGGCCACACCGTTCACCTCGCCCTCCACCAGGACGACGAGGTCGTGTACGTCGACAAGGTCGACAGCCGCTACCCCGTCCGCATGTACTCCCGCATCGGCAGGCCCGTGCCCCTCACGGTCGCCGCCGTCGCCAAGCTGCTCCTCGCCGACCTCCCCGAGGCCGAACGCCGGGCCCTCGCCGAGCGGATCGAGTACCCCCGCTACACCCCCCGCTCCACCCCGGACGCCGCCGCCTTCCTCCGCGAGCTGGACCTCGTGCGCGAGCAGGGCTGGGCCACCGACCTCGGCGGGCACGAGGAGTCCGTCAACTGCCTCGGCGCGCCCGTGCACGGGCCGGACGGGCGGGTCGTCGCCGCGCTCTCCGTCTCCGCGCCCGGCGTGGTCGTCTCCGCGGACGGGCTCCTCGAACTGCTGCCGCAGGTACTCCGTACCGCCGACGCCATCAGCCAGGATTGTTCAGGAGCACAGGAGAGAACGTGA
- a CDS encoding RidA family protein produces the protein MTASTAGTAKTAITPDTHTAPPARFSHGVRKGNILQVAGQVGFLPHVDGQPPTPAGPTLREQTLQTLENVRSVLEAGGAGWDDVMMIRVYLTDTAHFAEMNGIYNTYFEEQGLKEAPAARTTVYVGLPAGLLVEIDALAVLG, from the coding sequence GTGACAGCGAGCACCGCAGGCACCGCGAAGACCGCCATCACCCCCGACACCCACACCGCCCCGCCCGCGAGGTTCTCGCACGGCGTGCGCAAGGGGAACATCCTCCAGGTCGCCGGCCAGGTCGGCTTCCTCCCGCACGTCGACGGGCAGCCGCCCACCCCCGCCGGGCCGACGCTGCGCGAGCAGACCCTGCAGACGCTGGAGAACGTCCGCTCCGTGCTGGAGGCGGGCGGTGCGGGCTGGGACGACGTGATGATGATCCGCGTCTACCTCACGGACACCGCGCACTTCGCCGAGATGAACGGCATCTACAACACCTACTTCGAGGAGCAGGGCCTGAAGGAGGCCCCCGCCGCCCGCACCACCGTGTACGTGGGCCTGCCGGCCGGGCTGCTCGTCGAGATCGACGCCCTCGCCGTCCTCGGCTGA
- a CDS encoding M14 family metallopeptidase codes for MRLHTRRRAAVTAALLALALGAPAYGMSATASPPPTPSTATQDEAIVQYRIHGPSTPADRTALLRTGVSIDEVDDHTVVVSADTMQAKNLRALGYRLTALPGPPDRSLPGIAASPMDFPSADSKYHNYAEMNAEIDQRIAQYPAIMSKRVIGKSYQGRDLVAIKISDNVATDEAEPEVLFTHHQHAREHLTVEMALYLLKEFGSKYGTDSRVTNAVNGREIWIVPDLNPDGGEYDIATGSYRSWRKNRQPNSGSSYIGTDENRNWNYKWGCCGGSSSSKSSETYRGAAAESAPEVKVVSDFVRSRVIGGKQQITAAIDFHTYSELVLWPFGYTYNDTAPGLTADDLAVYKKIGTSMAASNGYTPEQSSDLYITDGTIDDWLWGNQKIFAYTFEMYPESGGGGFYPPDEVIDRETARNKDAVLQLLENADCMYRSIGKEAQYCA; via the coding sequence ATGCGGCTCCATACCCGCCGGAGGGCCGCCGTCACGGCGGCCCTGCTGGCGCTCGCACTGGGCGCACCCGCCTACGGCATGAGCGCGACGGCATCGCCACCGCCCACCCCGTCCACCGCCACCCAGGACGAGGCCATCGTCCAGTACCGGATCCACGGCCCCTCCACCCCCGCCGACCGCACCGCCCTGCTCCGTACGGGCGTCTCGATCGACGAAGTGGACGACCACACGGTCGTGGTCAGCGCGGACACCATGCAGGCCAAGAACCTGCGCGCGCTCGGCTACCGGCTCACCGCACTGCCCGGACCGCCGGACCGCTCCCTGCCCGGCATCGCGGCCAGCCCGATGGACTTCCCCTCGGCGGACTCGAAGTACCACAACTACGCCGAGATGAACGCGGAGATCGACCAGCGCATCGCCCAGTACCCCGCCATCATGAGCAAGCGGGTGATCGGGAAGTCGTACCAGGGCCGCGACCTCGTCGCCATCAAGATCAGCGACAACGTGGCGACCGACGAGGCCGAACCCGAGGTGCTCTTCACCCACCACCAGCACGCCCGCGAGCACCTGACCGTCGAGATGGCGCTCTACCTGCTCAAGGAGTTCGGCTCCAAGTACGGCACGGACTCCCGCGTCACCAACGCCGTCAACGGCCGCGAGATCTGGATCGTCCCGGACCTCAACCCGGACGGCGGCGAGTACGACATCGCCACCGGCTCCTACCGCTCCTGGCGCAAGAACCGCCAGCCCAACAGCGGATCCTCGTACATCGGCACGGACGAGAACCGGAACTGGAACTACAAGTGGGGCTGCTGCGGCGGCTCCAGCAGCAGCAAGAGCTCCGAGACCTACCGGGGCGCGGCCGCCGAGTCGGCGCCCGAGGTGAAGGTCGTCTCGGACTTCGTCCGCAGCCGCGTCATCGGCGGCAAGCAGCAGATCACGGCCGCGATCGACTTCCACACGTACAGCGAGCTCGTGCTGTGGCCCTTCGGCTACACCTACAACGACACCGCCCCGGGCCTGACCGCCGACGACCTCGCCGTCTACAAGAAGATCGGCACGAGCATGGCGGCGAGCAACGGCTACACGCCGGAGCAGTCGAGCGACCTGTACATCACCGACGGCACGATCGACGACTGGCTGTGGGGCAACCAGAAGATCTTCGCCTACACCTTCGAGATGTACCCGGAGAGCGGCGGCGGCGGTTTCTACCCGCCGGACGAGGTGATCGACCGCGAGACCGCGCGGAACAAGGACGCGGTGCTCCAGCTGCTGGAGAACGCGGACTGCATGTACCGCTCCATCGGCAAGGAAGCCCAGTACTGCGCGTAG
- a CDS encoding chitinase — MNRIRSLALPLAATLTAGALTALTAGTAQAADVNVARNGGFESGLANWSCTGGTGASVSSPVYAGAGALKATPAGQDNARCSQTVTVKPNSTYTLSTQVQGSYVHLGATGTGTQDVSTWTPGSGAGWQRLSTTFTTGPSTTQVTVYTHGWYGQPAYVVDEFSVFGPDGGGGTDPGPSIPGAPAGTAVSGQSASALTLAWNAVGGAAGYYVHQDGVRVQTVTSGASTQVTGLAASTSYSFQVSAYNAAGEGAKSAPVTGTTTGTGPGPGPGPAVPKHALTGYWQNFDNGATVQKISDVSAQYDIIAVSFADATTTPGAITFNLDSAGLGGYTVAQFKTDIAAKKAAGKSVILSVGGEKGTISVNDSASANNLANSAYALMQEYGFTGIDIDLENGLNPTYMTQALRSLSAKAGPSLVITMAPQTIDMQSTQGGYFKTALGVKDILTVVNMQYYNSGSMNGCDGKVYSQGSVDFLTALACIQLEGGLDPSQVGIGVPASPSGAGSGYVSPTVVNNALDCLARGTSCGSFKPSKTYPGLRGAMTWSTNWDAKAGSAWSNSVGPKVHGLP; from the coding sequence GTGAACCGCATACGCTCCCTCGCCCTTCCCCTCGCCGCCACCCTCACCGCAGGCGCCCTGACCGCCCTCACCGCCGGTACCGCACAGGCCGCGGACGTCAACGTCGCCCGCAACGGCGGCTTCGAGTCGGGTCTCGCCAACTGGTCCTGCACCGGCGGAACCGGCGCCTCCGTCTCCTCGCCCGTCTACGCCGGAGCCGGCGCCCTCAAGGCCACCCCGGCCGGGCAGGACAACGCCCGCTGCAGTCAGACCGTCACGGTCAAGCCGAACTCGACCTACACGCTCAGCACGCAGGTCCAGGGCAGCTACGTCCACCTCGGCGCGACCGGGACCGGCACCCAGGACGTGTCCACCTGGACCCCCGGCTCGGGCGCCGGCTGGCAGAGGCTCTCCACCACCTTCACCACCGGTCCGAGCACCACCCAGGTCACGGTCTACACGCACGGCTGGTACGGCCAGCCGGCCTACGTCGTCGACGAGTTCAGCGTCTTCGGACCGGACGGCGGAGGCGGCACCGACCCCGGCCCGAGCATCCCCGGAGCGCCCGCCGGGACCGCCGTTTCCGGACAGAGCGCAAGCGCTCTCACCCTTGCGTGGAACGCGGTCGGCGGGGCCGCCGGCTATTACGTGCATCAGGACGGCGTCCGCGTCCAGACCGTCACCTCGGGCGCCTCCACGCAGGTCACCGGGCTCGCCGCCTCGACCTCGTACTCCTTCCAGGTGAGCGCGTACAACGCCGCGGGCGAGGGCGCCAAGTCGGCTCCGGTCACCGGCACCACGACCGGTACCGGCCCCGGTCCGGGCCCCGGCCCGGCCGTCCCCAAGCACGCCCTGACCGGCTACTGGCAGAACTTCGACAACGGCGCGACCGTCCAGAAGATCTCCGACGTCTCGGCGCAGTACGACATCATCGCCGTCTCCTTCGCCGACGCCACCACCACGCCCGGCGCCATCACCTTCAACCTCGACTCGGCCGGCCTCGGCGGCTACACGGTCGCCCAGTTCAAGACCGACATCGCCGCGAAGAAGGCGGCCGGGAAGTCGGTCATCCTCTCCGTCGGCGGCGAGAAGGGGACCATCTCGGTCAACGACTCGGCCTCCGCGAACAACCTCGCGAACTCCGCGTACGCCCTGATGCAGGAGTACGGCTTCACCGGCATCGACATCGACCTGGAGAACGGCCTCAACCCCACCTACATGACGCAGGCGCTGCGCTCGCTGTCCGCGAAGGCCGGCCCGTCGCTGGTCATCACCATGGCCCCGCAGACGATCGACATGCAGTCCACGCAGGGCGGCTACTTCAAGACGGCACTGGGCGTCAAGGACATCCTCACCGTCGTCAACATGCAGTACTACAACAGCGGCTCGATGAACGGCTGCGACGGCAAGGTCTACTCCCAGGGCTCGGTGGACTTCCTCACCGCCCTCGCCTGCATCCAGCTGGAGGGCGGCCTCGACCCCTCCCAGGTGGGCATCGGCGTCCCGGCCTCGCCGAGCGGCGCGGGCAGCGGCTACGTCTCCCCGACCGTCGTCAACAACGCCCTGGACTGCCTGGCCAGGGGCACGAGCTGCGGATCCTTCAAGCCGTCGAAGACCTACCCGGGGCTGCGCGGTGCGATGACCTGGTCGACCAACTGGGACGCCAAGGCGGGTAGTGCTTGGTCGAACTCGGTGGGTCCGAAGGTCCACGGGCTCCCGTAG
- the cpaB gene encoding Flp pilus assembly protein CpaB produces the protein MNSRQRRGVILLLLSVLCALGAFAGVLVVIGDVNSKVGAEVVAYRAKGDIAPYSPLAAGQFEEVRIPKRWLSDTAVTDLGALKDKIALTTLKKGSLLQADMFVDRPQLQPGEQEIAIMIDAATGVAGKITSGAKVNILATFKGAKDTDPSRSVIIVANARVLGVGRLTALDSKDSDRKGPAEAVPITFALNTKDTQRVAYAESFAEHVRLALVAPGTDSAPGPSDRTYTLDGDK, from the coding sequence ATGAACTCACGCCAGCGCCGCGGCGTCATCCTGCTGCTCCTGTCGGTCCTGTGTGCACTGGGGGCCTTCGCCGGAGTCCTCGTGGTGATCGGCGACGTCAACTCCAAGGTCGGGGCCGAGGTCGTCGCCTACCGCGCCAAGGGCGACATAGCGCCGTACAGCCCGCTTGCGGCCGGGCAGTTCGAGGAGGTCAGGATCCCCAAGCGCTGGCTGTCCGACACCGCCGTCACCGACCTCGGCGCGCTCAAGGACAAGATCGCGCTCACCACCCTGAAGAAGGGCTCGCTGCTCCAGGCGGACATGTTCGTCGACCGGCCGCAGCTCCAGCCCGGCGAGCAGGAGATCGCCATCATGATCGACGCGGCGACGGGCGTGGCCGGCAAGATCACCTCCGGCGCCAAGGTCAACATCCTCGCCACCTTCAAGGGCGCCAAGGACACCGACCCCTCGCGGTCGGTGATCATCGTCGCCAACGCCCGGGTCCTGGGCGTCGGCCGGCTCACCGCCCTCGACAGCAAGGACAGCGACCGCAAGGGCCCCGCCGAGGCCGTCCCGATCACCTTCGCCCTGAACACCAAGGACACCCAGCGCGTCGCCTACGCCGAGTCCTTCGCGGAGCACGTACGCCTGGCCCTGGTGGCCCCCGGAACCGATTCGGCGCCCGGCCCGAGCGACCGTACGTACACCCTCGACGGGGACAAGTAA
- the iscB gene encoding RNA-guided endonuclease IscB, whose translation MFVLDKHGHPLQPTTPARARKLLRQGRAAVARHTPFVIRLKDRTMPESQVDGVELGIDPGSKRTGIAVFTVKEGERCGLYAVELAHRGGIIRDRLTARGAYRRGRRTRNLRYRAPRFSHRTRPKGWLAPSLRHRVDTTVSWTTRLARWAPVRVVHVERVAFDTHAMSNGGPMEGAEYQHGTLHGTEVREYLLAKWGRACAYCGVTGVPLDIDHIHPRSRGGSDRISNLCIACVPCNEKKSNQPVEDFLKKSPRQLARILAQAKAPLCDAAAVNATRWALWRALGAVFPKVCTASGGRTKWNRQRTGIPKTHTLDALCVGELESIDRAPARILAVTATGRGTYTRTSPDKYGFPRLRLPRQKQFFGYQTGDLARAVVPTGKKAGTHTGRIAVRATGSFNIKTAHGLIQGIGHKYFRLLQRADGYAYTTRPEGPTTTQLKQGVSTKEVR comes from the coding sequence GTGTTCGTCCTGGACAAGCACGGCCATCCGCTGCAGCCGACCACACCCGCCAGGGCCCGCAAGCTCCTCCGTCAGGGCCGGGCCGCCGTGGCCCGGCACACCCCGTTCGTCATCAGGTTGAAAGACCGCACCATGCCCGAATCGCAGGTGGATGGTGTGGAACTCGGGATCGACCCCGGCTCGAAGCGCACCGGTATCGCGGTGTTCACCGTGAAGGAGGGTGAGCGCTGTGGCCTGTATGCGGTCGAGCTGGCCCATCGGGGTGGCATCATCCGGGACAGGCTCACCGCTCGTGGCGCCTACCGGCGCGGCAGGCGTACCCGGAACCTGCGCTATCGCGCACCCCGCTTCTCCCACCGCACCCGTCCCAAGGGCTGGCTCGCCCCGTCGCTGCGCCACCGTGTGGACACCACCGTGTCGTGGACCACACGGCTCGCACGCTGGGCACCCGTTCGCGTAGTGCATGTGGAGCGCGTCGCGTTCGACACCCATGCCATGTCCAACGGCGGGCCGATGGAGGGCGCTGAGTACCAGCACGGCACCCTGCACGGCACAGAAGTACGCGAATACCTCCTTGCCAAGTGGGGCCGGGCCTGTGCCTACTGCGGCGTCACCGGAGTCCCACTCGACATCGACCACATCCACCCCCGCTCACGCGGCGGCAGCGACCGCATCTCCAACCTGTGCATCGCGTGCGTTCCCTGCAATGAGAAGAAGTCCAACCAGCCGGTCGAAGACTTCCTGAAGAAGTCCCCGCGCCAGTTGGCCCGCATTCTGGCCCAGGCCAAAGCTCCACTCTGTGACGCGGCGGCCGTCAACGCCACCCGCTGGGCACTGTGGCGCGCTCTTGGCGCCGTATTCCCCAAGGTGTGTACCGCATCGGGTGGGCGCACCAAATGGAACCGACAGCGGACTGGCATCCCGAAGACCCACACCCTCGACGCGCTGTGTGTCGGCGAACTTGAAAGCATCGACCGTGCCCCGGCCCGCATCCTTGCGGTCACCGCGACCGGGCGCGGTACCTACACCCGCACCTCCCCCGACAAGTACGGCTTCCCCCGTCTCCGCCTACCGAGACAGAAGCAGTTCTTCGGCTACCAGACCGGAGACCTCGCCCGCGCCGTCGTCCCCACCGGCAAGAAGGCCGGCACCCACACCGGACGGATCGCCGTCCGCGCCACCGGCAGCTTCAACATCAAAACCGCCCACGGCCTCATCCAAGGCATCGGGCATAAATACTTCCGCCTCCTCCAACGAGCCGACGGATACGCCTACACCACCCGACCCGAAGGACCTACCACCACCCAGCTGAAGCAGGGCGTTTCCACGAAAGAAGTCCGATGA
- a CDS encoding AAA family ATPase, whose protein sequence is MTTRILPAIGDPDAARAISTLLSQLPAAEPGAPVPDSTSLLDTLARLAVDSIDELPEVVLVHERIGPVPALELIREVALRFPAVGVVLVSSDAGPALFSAAMDSGARGLIGLPLSYEELAARVQAAAQWSVGVRRHLGKGAAADVFTGPGGHVVTVTGAKGGVGTTFTAVQFALAAAASGRRTALVDMDLQAGDVGSYLDVQFRRSIADLAGIQDISPRVLQDAVYDDRTGLALLLAPADGERGEEVDDRAARHIVGALRSRYELVVIDCGTQVTGANAAAVEMADVAVLVTTPDVVAVRAAKRMVRMWERLQVRKAEDTAMVVNRWSKHTEIQPALIEKITKTRATRTAVPAAFKELQAVVDAGRVQDLDNRSTVKQALWTLAGELGLLSSPDTARAPATPGAAVAVRPAGPVSRLRRGREG, encoded by the coding sequence ATGACCACCCGAATCCTCCCCGCGATCGGCGACCCGGACGCCGCGCGTGCCATCTCCACCCTCCTGAGCCAGCTCCCGGCGGCGGAGCCGGGCGCTCCGGTCCCCGACTCGACGTCACTGCTGGACACCCTCGCCCGCCTGGCCGTCGACTCCATCGACGAACTCCCCGAGGTCGTCCTCGTCCACGAGCGGATCGGCCCGGTGCCCGCACTGGAACTGATCCGCGAAGTCGCCCTGCGCTTCCCGGCGGTGGGCGTCGTCCTGGTCTCCTCCGACGCCGGCCCGGCGCTCTTCTCCGCCGCGATGGACTCGGGCGCGCGCGGCCTGATCGGCCTCCCGCTCTCCTACGAGGAACTCGCCGCCCGCGTCCAGGCCGCCGCCCAGTGGTCCGTGGGCGTACGCCGCCACCTGGGCAAGGGCGCCGCCGCCGACGTCTTCACGGGACCGGGCGGCCACGTGGTCACGGTCACCGGAGCCAAGGGCGGCGTGGGCACCACCTTCACCGCCGTGCAGTTCGCGCTCGCAGCGGCCGCCTCGGGACGGCGTACCGCACTGGTCGACATGGACCTCCAGGCGGGCGACGTGGGCTCGTACCTCGACGTGCAGTTCCGCCGCTCCATCGCCGACCTCGCCGGCATCCAGGACATCTCGCCGCGGGTCCTCCAGGACGCGGTGTACGACGACCGCACGGGCCTGGCGCTGCTGCTGGCCCCGGCCGACGGGGAGCGGGGCGAGGAGGTCGACGACCGGGCCGCCCGGCACATCGTCGGAGCCCTGCGCAGCCGCTACGAACTCGTCGTCATCGACTGCGGCACCCAGGTGACCGGCGCGAACGCCGCCGCCGTGGAAATGGCGGACGTGGCGGTGCTGGTCACCACCCCGGACGTGGTCGCGGTACGGGCGGCGAAGCGGATGGTCCGGATGTGGGAACGGCTCCAGGTGCGCAAGGCGGAGGACACGGCGATGGTCGTCAACCGCTGGAGCAAGCACACGGAGATCCAGCCCGCCCTGATCGAGAAGATCACCAAGACCCGCGCCACCCGGACCGCGGTCCCGGCGGCCTTCAAGGAACTCCAGGCGGTGGTCGACGCGGGCCGGGTCCAGGACCTCGACAACCGCTCGACGGTCAAACAGGCCCTGTGGACGCTGGCGGGCGAACTCGGCCTCCTGTCCTCCCCGGACACCGCCCGGGCCCCCGCCACCCCGGGCGCGGCGGTGGCTGTCCGCCCCGCGGGCCCGGTCTCCCGCCTGCGCCGCGGCCGGGAGGGCTGA
- a CDS encoding TadE/TadG family type IV pilus assembly protein, giving the protein MPARRGDRGQVAIEFVGMVPLILLLVAAVWECVLIGYAFSLAGNAADEAARAGAVKGPAACDAAAREHIGEAWNMGDPDCRREGDVYKATVTLKIPVLYPGLDFGSIHGTAGAAMEREED; this is encoded by the coding sequence ATGCCCGCCCGGAGAGGGGACCGGGGCCAGGTGGCGATCGAGTTCGTCGGCATGGTCCCGCTGATCCTGCTGCTCGTGGCGGCGGTGTGGGAGTGCGTACTGATCGGCTACGCGTTCTCCCTGGCGGGCAACGCGGCGGACGAGGCGGCGCGGGCGGGGGCGGTGAAGGGGCCTGCGGCTTGTGATGCGGCGGCGAGGGAGCACATCGGGGAGGCGTGGAACATGGGCGACCCCGACTGCCGAAGGGAAGGGGACGTCTACAAGGCGACCGTGACGCTCAAGATCCCCGTGCTCTACCCCGGACTGGACTTCGGCTCCATCCACGGCACCGCCGGCGCGGCCATGGAGAGGGAGGAGGACTGA
- a CDS encoding TadE/TadG family type IV pilus assembly protein, whose amino-acid sequence MKARVRSDRGQVALEYIGFVPILLFVALCGIQLGWVAYVHEQADTAARTAARVEAQHPGRGEAAGYAAIREGLPATVSVPPGGDAVTATVTIRINSIIPGLSLEPAKATAVMPNDDPKVTGP is encoded by the coding sequence GTGAAGGCACGTGTGCGCTCCGACCGTGGCCAAGTGGCCCTGGAGTACATCGGCTTCGTGCCGATCCTGCTGTTCGTCGCGCTGTGCGGTATCCAGCTCGGCTGGGTGGCGTACGTCCATGAGCAGGCGGACACGGCGGCCCGTACGGCGGCGCGCGTGGAGGCCCAGCACCCGGGCCGGGGTGAGGCCGCCGGATACGCCGCCATCCGCGAAGGGCTCCCGGCGACCGTCAGTGTGCCCCCAGGAGGAGACGCGGTGACCGCGACCGTGACCATACGGATCAACTCGATCATCCCCGGGCTCTCCCTCGAACCGGCCAAGGCAACGGCAGTCATGCCCAACGACGACCCGAAGGTGACCGGACCATGA